Part of the Spea bombifrons isolate aSpeBom1 chromosome 3, aSpeBom1.2.pri, whole genome shotgun sequence genome, ttcacagagggggggaagcagaagaggaacgacgtgcaaggaagatgagcctagcagcggcatttaggatagactgtagaggagagagtcgagacagtggagtgccaaccagaagagtgttgcagtagtcaagacgggaaatgataagggaatgaaccagggtttttgtggattcttgggtgaggaatgggcggatacgagagatgtttttttaggtgcaagcggcaggatctggcgagggactgaatgtgagggatatCAAAGATAATTGATCGCTGCCCCCTCTAACTAAACCAGATCTGTTAAAACATTATAAGACCAAGATGTCCCAAAGACATAGTAGGAGCGAAGTAACTACGAGAACCAGAATATTCACTTGATTGCTGGTAttgataaatttaaaaaagcaggTGTGGTTCTTTATTTTAGAGATTGCTCTTTAGAGAAGAATGACAGATTTGCAGTTAGATGGCTTTTGTAACACATATGTGTAATCCATCTTCAAACAGTAAGGCAATCAGCACTGATGAAAAGACGACCATACTAGTTTTTAGTAGTAGATAATCTCCTTAAAGTAGATCTGCCACTTACTCAGCGTTTTAGAGTTAAATACACTAAACAAAACCATGCAATGGTGTTTATGTAATGAAATAAGGAATACATTGTTTAGAAACATTGTAAGCAGCCAAATTGACTTCCCCTCCACCAACTTGTTatcccccattttttttagtttctccCCCCTCGTTTGGTGGAAGCCGATTTCCAGCATGATTTGTAGCGATTTCTAAGGATAAGAGAGAGAACTGCAAGTCAGGgaatgcaccggtaagttgcgtctgccaccttttgccacagaTCTCTAATGCCTTAATAGTCCCTTTTAAATAAGAAATGGGCGACCAAGTTAAACTGTTTTCAAAACCAAAAACTCTTAATACACCTATtagtaatttaaaaacatgaaataaaaatatcactatTATTGCCAGACCCGGACTGCACATCTGGCCAAACCTGGTGGCTGATGATGCACTCTTACCTTTATGGCCGCTCAAGTGGCAGATCCTATTCTTCACAAGAGAGTTGTGCGGCCGCACATTCATCATTTAGAGATTACTGGCTTAAAAGTTTGCCAGGGACACTTTTCATCTACCCCCGATTATAGCAGAAGTGTGATCATTAGGAgccaggctatatatatattttttaacagattgaataatgtatattaaagtacttgcattcttcattggttaGCCTGCGTGGGACACTGACGTGTCCTTTTGAGACAAAGCCTCAGTAAACACTCAGAAGGTTAAATCAGTACAACAGAATTTCACCTGAAAGGAACAGATCAGTTTcactcagagccggccttaggtgttctggtgccctgtgcgaactactcctctggctcTAGTTACCCAAACCCTACAGGATCATTGTGCATAGTATCCATCCCTTCAGACTCGTTTTAGACCAACTTTGAGTAGGCTACAATCAGAGAGCGTTGACCATAGTCAACAACAAATGTCAATTAAAAACCCAGCCCTTGGGCTTAATATTCAATTTTGTGCATTGTTAGtattgtcattttaaaatgttgtattattgttaatatcaaGGTTATTAATGCATCTCAAACATATATTATGGTACTCAAGGGTGTTTGTATTTCTTGGAAACAGTTTTCTGTCCGGTTTATTAACGTGCGTTTCCCTCTTAGCCCACGGCCTCCTCCATCGGCTGAACAACATCATGGCCAGAAAGCCGAGCCCTCCTCCCCCTGCGGAGATGACCACCGGCCCCGTTGCAGAGACGTGGTGCTACACCCAGGTGGGACACCATAATGATTCATCTTAATACAATTTAGTATTAGTAAAGAAATGACTATAAACATGGTGAGATACCATAatgaatcattttttaataggaaACGGGGAATGGCTGCAGGGTACAACTCAACTACTCAACTAGCATGCACCGTTTAcctaaataattacaataacagTTATTTCTCTtgtccatgtagcttccccTTTAAGGGATGAACCCCTACATCAGCATGAGGCTAGCATGAGGCTCCCCATTATGACTGAATGGCATCGGCTTTGTGAGTCCTGCATTCTGAATGCTCTCAGTGTGATACAGAAAGACGCAGGTAAAGGCTGGTTTCTTATTAGCTcctaagatatattaatataaaaactacaaatataatataaaaaactgCAACCTGTATGATAACATGTCACCTAACTATGTACGAGTTCCCACCCAAACAATTCttgatgtatattatattatattgacaTTAGGTAAACTGCTAAatgtttaaacatatttttttctctctctctattccaGTTCTGAGTACCACACTATTTGAGAAAAAATGGGTAAGTTCAACTATTTTGCTCCTTGTTCCTATAGCATTTATCAGATCGGTCCAAAGTATCCATTTCTAGATCTTTAAAGAACTTCTCACCTAGCCATGGAGGTTGTCATCATTTATCCTGGACGGTTTCACCGGCGGGTATCGTATCCCACTAACCGATTGTCTCAACCGGCCGCCGTTTTTGTCAACAAGAAATGTCAATTAAAAACTGAGCCCTTTTTAGGGTTAATATTCAATTTTGTCCGTTGTTGGTATTGTCATTTTGAAAATGTTGCATTATTGTTAATATCCAGGCTATTTTCAAATTGCAGAAATTGCTAGGGTTAATATTCAGTTTTGTATATCGCtagtattgttattttaaatgttgtattttgttaatattaaggttattaattaaattgtatAACTTGTTAGTCAATTTTAAATTTTGTATAATGCTAatagtatttctttttaattttgtatattgttaatcttgtttttaaattgtatacatTGCTAATATTAGGGTTCAAATGTTGTACATTACTATTGCTAAACGTTGCACATTGTTAATacaaagtatttttgtgtgtttatgtgtatagaGCGTGTCATAACCTAACTTCTTAAGCTATTCCTTCCTGTTATCTTCATTCATAAACCCATCAGACCTAAGCCAGCATGTTGCCTCTGATTTAAATGTACACGTGCAGATACATAGGCAGCGGCTGGCTTGTGCATGCGTTGTGTTGGAcatgttttcatgtatttacCAATGTATAATAACCATTCATCTGTCTGTAACAGCTCGCAGACACCGACGTGGCCGCCGCCGCCACCAACATCAGGGCGTGCTGGCCATCGGCATTCAAGAAGGTGAGATGCATCTAAAGGCTATATTATGATATGTCGGCAGCGGTATACTTCTGTATGCTGTGCGTTATACATGTTACACGTATGTACCCGCGTATAATAATCATTTCTCTGTCTGTAACAGGAAACAGCCTCCAGGAGGCGATTGACCGTCTCTTAACTGGAGAAATGGCGGTCCTTCTAGCGGCAGAGGAAGGTAAGATGCTTCTAAAAGATATTTCATGatacatctgcagctttatacTTTTGTATGTTGAACATGTCTACATGTATGTACGTGtttataataatcatttatctGTCTTTAACAGAGCAAAGCCTGCGACGTCTGCAACAGGGCCTCCGCAGGGATGTAGGAGGGTGGATTATTGGAGTAGAGGAAGGTGAGATGCATCTAAGATATATTATGGTACTCAAGAGTGTTTGTATTTCTTGGAAACTGTTTTCTGTCCGGTTTATTAACGTGTGTTTCCCTCTTAGCCCACCACCTCCTCCAGCGGCTCAATAACATCATGGCCAGAATGCCGAGCCCTCCTCCCCCTGCGGAGATGACCACCGGCCCTGTTGCAGAGTCGTGGGCTTATTCACAGGTGAGATACCATaatgaatcatttttaataGGAAATGGGGAAGGGCTGCAGAGTACCAGTCTTACAATATGGCTATCCTGGGACATTTGTTTGAAGTCATAACTTTTGTTATCATCTCTGGCCAGAACACCATGAAAGTTCCTGAATGCCGCCTGGCTGATGAACTCGGAGGATTATGGGAAAACTCCCGCTTCACCGACTGCTGCCTCTGCGTGGGTGGTCAAGAGTTTAAAGCACACAAAGCCATTCTGGCAGGTTGGTGgcgattaaaaattaaaaaaaaatatacaattatttctAGCGTTTCCACTGCTTTGCAGGTTGTTGAATCAATGCCTAAAGTTTGCTGTTACGGTACTTTAATGTGAAGTTAACTAAATGTATTCTGTCCCACTCAGCCCGATCACCTGTGTTTGGCGCTATGTTTGAACATGAGATGGAAGAAAGGATAAAAGTAAGTTTCACATTTTCGGGGCTGATAAGTTACCGGGCTATTACTGAAATTTAAGTTCTGTGCCTTTGCTGTCAAAACTAAGCaaacctgctttttttttttttgatttgtaGAACCGCGTCGAGATAATAGACGTGGCACCTGATGTCTTCAAAGAAATGATGTGCTTCATCTACACCGGCAAAGCACCTAATCTGGACAAGATGGCGGAGGACTTATTGGCGGCTGCCGATAAGGTGAGTGCGGGAGGAAAGCCAGTGTTTGGTTCCCAACAACTTTTTTCTTTCGGGTGACAGCCAGGCAAGCTGGTCCGTGTGGGGTTTGCTTCACCGACGGAATCTTGTAGAAAGCAGACCGTTTTTAGATGGTATGCAGTTCAGGATCTTTTTATTGAAGATGAGAGGGGGTTATGTGTAGGGGGAGGCATTTAAAGTTTCCTTTTATTCTGGTTAAAGCTGCTCTCTGGTTCACTATAATAACTCTGTTAAGACAcagtgtttttaatgtttgttttttgttagtcCAAAAGGCACCTTTTACTGGGATAACACTATTCCTCTTGTATTTTATCATGGTGGTTTTAGTATAGATCTCTGTACTCGCTAACATTCCTGTCTACCCGCAGTATTTTCTGGAACGCCTGAAAGTGATGTGTGAGGAAGCTCTCTGCAGCAACCTATCTGTGGAGAACGCAGCAGAGATCCTGATCCTGGCTGATTTACACAGCGCTGACCAGCTGAAGACCCAAGCTGTGGACTTTATCAACTAGTGAGTGTGTTGGGATTGAGTGTATATTCTCATTGTCTGCATGTATGCTATATACTGCTCCTTTCACCTTGTGAAGAATGTTCCCTTTTTATAGATGACCAAGTCGGTCCTTGCccatattttttacttatttgttgGACTTATTCATAGTGGTAACCTTTTTGTTTTGCTCCTTTCAGCCATGCATCTGACGTTATGGAGACAGCTGGGTGGAAGTCTATGGTTGTTTCCCATCCACATCTGGTAGCAGAAGCATACCGCTCCCTGGCTTCAGCCCAGTGTCCTTTTCTGGGCCCTCCACGCAAACGTCTGAAGCAATCCTAAGTTCCTGCAGGACCTTCCATCTTTCTCCTGAAGTCGATCCTTATTCTTCATCCCACCGTAAGAGACATCTGGTGGTCATTGTAGAAGGAATCGGAGAGTAAAAGTACAGTTGGCGCTACCACTACATCGTGTGCTGCCACCTATATTTCACCTTTCGTACGAATGGATGTCTTCCTTCTATACCGGAGAAAAGTTGGAATACAAGACCTCCTGCAGAACTATGAATTTTATGGACATATTTCCGGACTTAGACATACCTAATCACAACTGGTAGCAGAAGCCTATCAGTTCCAGTTTTCAGTTTATTATACTTTTCTGGGTCCTCCATGCAAGCATCTGAACCATTCCTAAGTAGATCCTGCCGGACCTTCCACCTTTATCCTGGAGTCACTCATGATTCTTCATCCCATCATAAGAGACATCTGGTGGTCACTGTAGAAGGAATTGGAGAGTACACGTACAGTTGGCGCTACCATTACATCGTGTGCTGCCACCTATATTTCACCTTTTGTACGGATGGACTCCACTTCTTCCTTCTCTACCGGTGAAAAGTTGGAATATTACACCTCCTGCAGGATTACAGAATTCAGGGACGTATTTGCTGGCTCAGACGTTCCTCATTAATTTATAGGACCAGAGAGACGTTTACAGATGGAAGACCCTCCTTGTTCATATTTAGATATTAAATAGTTGAGCTTATTGTAACCATCTTTTGTATTTTGTGCTACAAACAAAAGGACATTGTGatgagtgtgagagtgtgtgtgtgtgtgtgtgtgtgtgtgtgtgtgtgtgtgtgtgtgtgtgtgtgtgtgtgtacgggaGGTGTCAGCCTGGCCTAATCTACTCTGggatccatttttattttctgcttttttgtctgatttttatGCACTTCtgaaattgttttaaatgtgttttattctaACTACCTGcttccctttttttcctcccatcATCATGTACCCGCTTTGTTATGGATCCTCACCGCCatgacatttctttttatttatttaattttaattttttttaactctcccCTGTTTTGAGGGGCTGCCACTCATATTTCAGAGGTTGTAGATTAATTTAGaatttttggaaatataaaaaaaaatatatatataaatttatattaaaaaaaatatatatattttggagaaGCAGCGGCCTTATATGTAATGTCCGTTACATGACTGTTACATAGAGCCTTTTCGCTCTTGTGGCTAGCAAAATATGAAGGAAATcgcattaatatattaatagtttttaatattttaatatgtgttaATTTTGAGTGTGTATAACTTCCACAGGGTTTCTGATTGTATTATGAGACACCTTTTAAACTTACAAAATCCACACCATATTATGTATAGTGGGGGGGAGggagaagaaaacaaaacatgactTTGACCTGTCTGCTTGATGTAGTAACTCACAGGCTGGAAAATGACTTGTttgcatgtatatacatatattatttatgtcatTTGTGTACACTCTCATTTCTCATCTGCATGTCATAATTATTTCTCTGTTGCTTTGATTCAGCGCTAAAAATTCTTCCAGCTGCGCATGAACTAGCTGGGTAACATCGGTGAGCGCGGGAATCGCTCAGCTGCAATAAATAGGGTTATGTTTTAAAGCTGTCCTAAGAAATGggtgaaaatacattattttcaccCATTTCATATTGTTAacaattaacttttattttagtttagctcTCTTACAAATAGCAAAGCGATGGAGGAGGCTTCTGTTTCACGACAGCAAAGGTGCTTGCTTGTTGATTTCTAAAAGctgatgtaataaaaacatgTGTCTTGAAAGATAtgacatattttaaatacatacatataaataaataaaaacacataaatgtatacattaaaaaaacacaaatatatataaataaaaaacactatttacatatataaaaaagcacactatatatatatatatatatgtggtttttttattttatataaatgtttgtttttatttatatacaatcctaaaaaacacatatatctaAAACGCGCTTTATATAATCATACTTACGTGCTTATGAAAGGATAAACAGGTTTGTATCATGGATCAAAGCCACCGCTTTGTTTCCTCAAAGTGTTAACAGTATCTTTAGAACGTGGCCTTGATCTGCACGCTGTAAAGCGAGTTTGCTCCATCCTGGATTATCCGCGGCGGCGGGGTCACATTgcttttacattacatataacCATTTCATTCCGCTGTATTCATGTTTGCTAGACGGTGGGAGCGATCTGTGGCCGGGGATAATCCTTAGCCGCTCTCTCATCTATTATTGTTACGTTACAAACCTTGGCCTATGGACCCTCGCCAGGGATGTCGTGTTTCCCATTCAGGCAGCACAGAGCAGCGCCCAACAAGAAGCCTTCAGGACTACTCGTCGCACGCGCCGCCGTTACCGTATGCGTCGGTGACATCAGTCTGAAACCCTTCCTTCTGCCAGCACCCGCGCCGGGGATGTCACAGCGCTGTATTAATGATTTCATCTCAATCCGAACAACTATGTTGCATTTTTTTGAGAACGTTACTGACGGCTGAGACTAAATATCTTCCCTCGTTCTGCTCGAACTCCAGAGCCCCGGACGGCGCTGGCGGTACCGGTATGTATTGGGGTGCTTTGCTACACGGTTCTGGGGTCCGTGTGGAGTAACAGTAACTCTCTGTGTCGATTGTGTGGGATGAGACAATAGAACTCACAAAGGTGTCTTGATCAAAAACACAACAATGTATCAACTGACATCAGAACTTTCCATAGTTCAACGCTGATGCCACATCctaggtcaggggtgtccaacctgcggccctcctgcaggactacatctcccataatgctctttcaacCAAGGACCTGGCaaaggagtatgggagatgtagtcctgcagcagctggagggctgcaggttggacacccctgtcctaGGTGATGGGATTCCATCTCCAACAGAAGCTCCTATGAAGACTGGTAACTCCATCTCTACATGTGCCATGTTCAGGCGGCACGTATCATATACCTTATCGTGCGTTTGGGTAGCGGTGGGTCAAATTTGGGAAAGGTCTCTTAACGGGAACGTTATTTTGCTTTCCATCCTGATTGCTCCATAGGTAGATCTCCCCCTTTAAAAAGCTGGGTGAGGATCATCTCCAATGCGTTGAGTTCCATAAAggaaagtaatgttttttttgttctataaatCAAGAAATTCTATAATTTAGATTACGGGAGCTACTCATCTCTTTAGCAGTCTGAATCCTCCGTGGCTGCCATAGGCCAGCAGATTTTGTAGCGTTGTGTAACGAAACTTTCACTTAAGATATTGCGACACAGAGCTGTGTTCTTGAAATCTATGCAGGCTTCTTGCATAAAGCACAGACACACAGTAGAGAAGAAGAAGCTTACTGACTGATCTTGGTCATGTACGTGAAAAACATTTGGGCCTAGTTTTTCCTGACACTGGGGCTTATTTTCCTTGGGGGCATGGCAGATTAACAATCATGTTCTTTTTGGGGTAACCATGTAAATGCTGCAGTTGAAAGacatcaaaatgaaaataagtaaCTGAAGGGCGGATCCCTATCAGATCcccccaaacatttaaaaatgtctttctGAAGGAAAAAAGCTCCCCTTCTGCTTAAGAAGAGACTTTTTATCACCGAAGTATCGGTGGCATCTGATGGGTATCTGCTTTTACTTATTTTCATTTGTGCCTTGTTGTGTTGGCATGAACCTTCCGTTgttcattttatggaaatatacGTAAAAACTGGTATGGTGGCAGTTTTGTTTATTGATTGTTGATGCCTTTTAAATTGATATTTCACTTCATCTGTGATCACCTACTACTATACAATTGTGGTgtagaagcatagaatttgatggcagataagaaccgtgtGGCCCCTCTAGTCTGCACCGTTATTGTTACACATTGAGATAAAATTAGTGTTCCCATCGAACAACTTTGGagtgaactggaacagagattgcaagccagaccttctcgtccaacatcggTGCCTGACCTCAAAAATTTGGATGAGTGGGCAAAATTTctcacagaaactctccaaaagccttcccagaagagtggaagctgttatatctACAATgggaggaccaactacatatcaatgtctctgtatttagaatgcaatgtcatcaaagtccctgttgttgtagcggtcaggtgtcccaaaacctttgtccatatagtgtacccccatttattttattgggtaCTGTCCTGCACTGATTTGGGATCATAGAggatgaaaaacattttttttatttaggaaaaaagcataccgtatttatcggcgtataacacgcacttttttaactaaaatttgaagctgaaatcctacctgcgtgttatacgccgataaatcctagagccagtggcggaactaccagggtcgcaactgcgaccgggccctggagttctgccagtcagggggggcccaaggggtgccgagcggttgctgaagacgaccgctcggcaactctcgggcccccctgactgacagaaatccaggactcctctgctggcggccgccgccgcctgcctcagcctcagccgcctgccacagccgccgccgcctgcctcagccgcctgcctcagcctccgccgccgcctgcctcagcctccgccgccgcctgcctcagcctccgccgccgccgcctgcagCCTGCAGCCTGCCtcctgcctcagcctccgctgccgccgccgcctgcctcagcgcttcaactcttgtgttggaagcgtgaggcgtttgtctcgggtgccggcgctcagcagtgaagcgccggcacccgagacaaacgcctcacgcttccaacacaggagttgaaggtaagtgaccgggatggggttagggagagagaggggagatcctgagaaggggggttagggtgtgtgtgtctgagtgtgtgtgtgtcttactgtgtgtgtcttactgtgtgtgtgtggtttcccagatagcagtgattctgatgaagttttttttgttcagtttttttgttcaaaaatgggggtgcgtgttatacaccagtgcgtgttatacgccgataaatacggtatttgttttatatgtaattttcaATGTATATTGGGTAGTTAGTGTGGTGGTAGTTAGCAGATAATTTATTAGATAGGGTTaggtaggggttaaaaaatatatggaaagacaaaatacaaaaaaggcgCTACTTGTACATATAAATTGTGTAGGTACTCTAAACGTGAAATGGTTGAAGACCATAAAATCTAGTCCATTGAG contains:
- the LOC128483921 gene encoding uncharacterized protein LOC128483921, which codes for MHRPRPPPSAEQHHGQKAEPSSPCGDDHRPRCRDVVLHPASPLRDEPLHQHEASMRLPIMTEWHRLCESCILNALSVIQKDAARRHRRGRRRHQHQGVLAIGIQEGNSLQEAIDRLLTGEMAVLLAAEEEQSLRRLQQGLRRDVGGWIIGVEEAHHLLQRLNNIMARMPSPPPPAEMTTGPVAESKWGRAAEYQSYNMAILGHLFEVITFVIISGQNTMKVPECRLADELGGLWENSRFTDCCLCVGGQEFKAHKAILAARSPVFGAMFEHEMEERIKNRVEIIDVAPDVFKEMMCFIYTGKAPNLDKMAEDLLAAADKYFLERLKVMCEEALCSNLSVENAAEILILADLHSADQLKTQAVDFINYHASDVMETAGWKSMVVSHPHLVAEAYRSLASAQCPFLGPPRKRLKQS